A DNA window from Sulfitobacter sp. BSw21498 contains the following coding sequences:
- a CDS encoding AAA family ATPase: MQLPPSIDAVQELLAGQGYVCGRPLATVVFLSLTLGRPLFLEGEAGVGKTEIAKALALALNRKLIRLQCYEGLDASTAVYEWNFPAQMVAIRTAEATGDTSRRQLTTELFSDDFLIERPLLEAMRPDDRGAPILLIDELDRTDAPFEAFLLEALSDFQVTIPELGTIKAPEPPIVILTSNRTREVHDALKRRCLYHWVDYPDFTREMEILAARAPEASSALSREVVAFVQQLRTEDLFKKPGVAETIDWAKCLLALDVINLSPETIADTLGAILKYQDDIAKLQGSEAKRILDQAKASLDPSS, translated from the coding sequence ATGCAACTGCCCCCTTCGATTGATGCCGTGCAAGAGCTGCTTGCGGGGCAGGGCTATGTCTGCGGCCGTCCGCTGGCGACAGTCGTCTTCCTGAGCCTTACGTTGGGCCGCCCGCTATTTCTGGAAGGCGAAGCGGGCGTCGGCAAGACAGAGATCGCCAAAGCGCTTGCCCTTGCGCTGAACCGCAAACTGATCCGGCTGCAATGCTACGAAGGTCTGGATGCTTCGACAGCCGTCTACGAATGGAACTTTCCGGCACAGATGGTCGCCATCCGAACGGCGGAGGCGACGGGTGATACGTCGCGACGTCAGCTTACCACCGAATTGTTCAGCGATGATTTCCTGATTGAACGGCCCTTGCTCGAGGCGATGCGCCCAGACGATCGGGGTGCGCCGATCTTGTTGATTGATGAGCTTGACCGCACGGACGCCCCCTTTGAGGCATTCTTGCTTGAAGCGCTCAGCGACTTTCAGGTCACGATCCCCGAGCTTGGCACGATCAAGGCCCCCGAACCACCAATCGTGATCCTGACGTCTAATCGCACGCGAGAGGTGCATGATGCGCTTAAACGCAGGTGCCTTTACCACTGGGTCGATTATCCAGACTTCACCCGCGAAATGGAGATTTTGGCCGCCCGCGCCCCCGAAGCCTCCAGCGCGCTCAGCCGCGAGGTGGTGGCCTTTGTTCAGCAGTTGCGCACTGAAGATCTGTTCAAGAAACCCGGCGTGGCCGAAACTATCGACTGGGCAAAATGCTTGCTTGCACTGGATGTGATCAACCTGAGCCCCGAAACCATCGCCGACACGCTCGGCGCTATTCTTAAATACCAAGATGACATCGCCAAGCTGCAAGGTTCTGAAGCGAAACGGATTCTGGATCAAGCCAAAGCCAGTCTGGACCCATCCAGTTGA
- the purL gene encoding phosphoribosylformylglycinamidine synthase subunit PurL yields MTEPAITQELISSHGINADEYQRILDIIGREPTFTELGIFSAMWNEHCSYKSSKKWLRTLPTEGPQVICGPGENAGIVDIGDGQALVFKMESHNHPSYIEPYQGAATGVGGILRDVFTMGARPIAAMNSLSFGSPEHRKTRQLVHGVVAGVGGYGNCFGVPTVGGEVRFDTAYDGNCLVNAFAAGLADTDKIFYSAASGVGMPVVYLGAKTGRDGVGGATMASAEFDDTIEDKRPTVQVGDPFTEKRLMEATLELMATGAVISIQDMGAAGLTCSAVEMGDKGNLGVRLDLEKVPTREHAMTAYEMMLSESQERMLMVLRPELEAEAKAVFDKWDLDFAIVGETIAEDRFLIVHNGEVKADLPLKALSGNAPEYDRPYVETPAAEPLSDVPGIDPIDGLHALISSPNYASKAWVYEQYDTMVMGDSARTPGLGSGIVRIHGTDKAIAFTSDVTPRYVKANPVEGGKQAVAEAYRNLCAVGALPLATTDNLNFGNPEKPEIMGQFVGALKGIGEAVSALDMPIVSGNVSLYNETDGKGILPTPTIGAVGLLKHTDEIIGKEVRDGHVALVLGATEGHIGQSALLLEVFNRRDGDAPHVDLALEKAHGEFIRANRALIKACTDLSDGGLALAAFELAEEAGVGVTLDSADTQVLFGEDQARYLIACNFDQAEALMVAAQSAGLHLESVGKFGGDQVNFGGVKAPLADLSATYRGAFAATFA; encoded by the coding sequence ATGACCGAACCAGCCATCACGCAAGAACTGATTTCGAGCCACGGCATCAACGCCGATGAATATCAGCGTATTCTGGACATCATCGGGCGCGAACCCACATTTACCGAACTGGGCATCTTTTCGGCCATGTGGAACGAACACTGTTCCTACAAGTCGTCAAAGAAATGGCTGCGCACGTTGCCGACCGAGGGCCCTCAGGTGATCTGCGGACCGGGCGAAAACGCGGGCATCGTCGATATCGGCGACGGCCAGGCGCTGGTTTTCAAAATGGAAAGCCATAACCACCCGTCCTATATCGAACCCTACCAAGGGGCCGCGACTGGCGTGGGCGGCATCCTGCGGGATGTCTTCACCATGGGCGCGCGTCCTATTGCGGCGATGAATTCGCTTAGCTTTGGCTCGCCTGAGCATCGCAAGACCCGTCAACTGGTGCATGGCGTCGTTGCAGGCGTTGGCGGCTATGGTAACTGCTTTGGCGTTCCAACTGTGGGGGGCGAGGTTCGGTTTGACACCGCCTATGACGGCAACTGCCTTGTGAACGCTTTTGCTGCCGGTCTGGCCGACACAGACAAGATTTTCTACTCCGCCGCTTCCGGCGTCGGCATGCCTGTTGTGTATCTCGGCGCGAAAACCGGCCGCGATGGCGTCGGCGGCGCGACAATGGCTTCGGCTGAATTTGACGACACCATCGAAGACAAACGCCCCACCGTTCAGGTCGGCGACCCCTTTACCGAAAAGCGCCTGATGGAAGCCACGCTAGAGCTGATGGCGACCGGTGCTGTAATCTCCATTCAGGATATGGGTGCGGCGGGTCTGACCTGCTCTGCCGTGGAAATGGGCGACAAGGGCAACCTTGGTGTACGTCTGGACCTCGAAAAGGTCCCGACCCGCGAACATGCCATGACCGCCTATGAAATGATGCTGTCGGAATCCCAGGAACGTATGCTGATGGTCCTGCGCCCCGAACTCGAAGCCGAGGCGAAAGCCGTCTTTGACAAATGGGACCTCGACTTTGCTATCGTGGGCGAAACAATCGCCGAAGACCGTTTCTTGATCGTGCACAATGGCGAGGTCAAAGCCGACCTGCCGCTCAAGGCGCTGTCGGGCAACGCCCCCGAATATGACCGCCCCTACGTAGAGACACCCGCAGCCGAACCACTGTCGGATGTGCCGGGCATTGATCCCATCGACGGGCTGCACGCGCTGATCTCCAGCCCGAACTACGCATCCAAAGCGTGGGTCTATGAACAATATGATACGATGGTTATGGGCGACAGCGCCCGCACACCGGGTCTGGGGTCGGGTATCGTGCGCATCCATGGCACAGACAAAGCCATAGCGTTCACCTCGGATGTGACGCCGCGCTACGTCAAGGCGAACCCTGTCGAGGGCGGCAAACAGGCCGTGGCCGAAGCCTACCGTAACCTTTGTGCCGTCGGGGCTCTGCCCCTTGCCACCACCGACAACCTGAACTTCGGCAACCCCGAAAAGCCCGAGATCATGGGCCAGTTCGTCGGCGCGCTGAAAGGCATCGGCGAGGCAGTTTCCGCGCTGGATATGCCCATCGTGTCGGGCAACGTTTCGCTGTACAATGAAACCGACGGCAAAGGCATCCTGCCAACGCCCACCATCGGCGCAGTCGGCCTGCTGAAACACACAGACGAGATCATCGGCAAAGAGGTCCGTGACGGCCATGTCGCTTTGGTTCTGGGTGCCACCGAAGGGCACATCGGGCAATCTGCCCTGCTGCTCGAAGTCTTCAACCGTCGCGACGGCGATGCGCCCCATGTAGATCTGGCCTTAGAAAAAGCCCACGGTGAATTCATCCGTGCCAACCGCGCGCTGATCAAAGCCTGTACCGACCTGTCAGACGGTGGCCTCGCGCTTGCCGCGTTCGAGCTGGCCGAGGAAGCTGGCGTCGGGGTCACCCTGGATTCCGCCGATACACAGGTTCTGTTTGGCGAGGATCAGGCGCGCTACCTGATTGCGTGCAACTTCGACCAAGCCGAAGCCTTGATGGTCGCGGCCCAAAGCGCCGGTCTGCATCTCGAAAGCGTCGGGAAATTCGGCGGCGACCAAGTGAACTTTGGTGGTGTCAAAGCGCCGCTGGCAGATTTGTCGGCGACCTACCGCGGGGCCTTTGCAGCCACCTTTGCCTAA
- a CDS encoding indolepyruvate ferredoxin oxidoreductase family protein, which translates to MGTQKISLTDRYDLEKSPVLLNGTQALVRMMMMQAARDKTAGLNTAGYVTGYRGSPLGAVDLQMERAAKSLTAHNVVFEPGLNEDLAATALWGSQQAELRGEGKYDGVFGLWYGKGPGVDRSGDVMRHANMAGSSTHGGVLMAMGDDHTGESSTVLHQSEWAMVDAYMPVVSPAGVQEILDYGIYGWALSRFSGLWVGLKTMKDTVEATSVVNGDPNRMKLVTPQFDMPDGGLNIRLQDTPHLQEARMIDYKRYAAEAFSHANKMDKRMWGKRGAKIGIVAAGKNWLDVIHAMSLLNIDENEAERLGLTLYKIGQTFPLDMKGFHSWAEGLDLVIVVEEKRKLIEVQIKEALFSDTHRRVYGWHKGGGAGMEHGEELFPTRGALDPIWIAEKLGGIFIEEGRNTDGIKAGMEALDTARRADNAEDIAARVPYFCSGCPHNSSTKLPEGSRAYAGIGCHYMVQWMDRETTGFTHMGGEGANWIGESKFSTREHVFQNLGDGTYNHSGNLAIRAAIAAKTNITYKILYNDAVAMTGGQHNEGDLDAPRIVAEIKAMGVKNIAVVYDEKEDVDQKAFGDVPMYERADLQTVQENFAKLKGVSAIVYIQTCAAEKRRRRKRGLFPDPDKRVFINTDVCEGCGDCGVQSNCVSIVPEETELGRKRAIDQSSCNKDFSCVNGFCPSFVTLEGAKIRKDPTTEVKIPDLPMPKLPAINGTHNVVITGVGGTGVVTIGAVLAQAAQIDGKGAGMMEMAGLAQKGGAVHIHCRIANRPEDISAIRVATGEADALIGGDLVVSAGTKTLGLTRAGRTGAVVNSHQIITGEFTRDTEFQMPYDRLTLALEARLKDDVALFDASDLAKATLGDSIYSNMMIFGAAWQQGLIPLSLDSLQQAITLNGAAVERNLRAFEMGRWAVLHPEDAKRVMTPNVVALPKTLDEKIAFRKDHLTAYQGKGLAKRYGAMMDEITDDRLKEAMALGYHKLLSYKDEYEVARLLKSTRAKVAEAFDGDPKMTFNLAPPIMSKTGADGRPMKRTFGAWMEGPFKLLSRMKFLRGTPFDPFGRTEERRMERSLITQYEADMKDVLPQLTEATHDAIVALAELPLQIRGFGPVKQANESKAAKRREELLAVIRSGGTQTSRAAE; encoded by the coding sequence ATGGGTACGCAAAAAATTTCACTAACTGACCGGTATGACCTTGAGAAATCGCCAGTGTTGCTGAACGGCACACAGGCGTTGGTGCGCATGATGATGATGCAGGCCGCAAGGGACAAAACCGCAGGTCTAAACACCGCGGGCTATGTGACCGGATACCGCGGGTCGCCCTTGGGGGCCGTGGACTTGCAGATGGAGCGCGCCGCCAAGTCGCTGACCGCGCATAACGTCGTGTTCGAGCCGGGCCTGAACGAAGATCTTGCCGCTACCGCCCTTTGGGGCAGTCAGCAGGCAGAGCTGCGCGGCGAAGGCAAGTACGACGGTGTGTTTGGCCTGTGGTACGGTAAAGGCCCGGGGGTGGACCGTTCCGGTGATGTGATGCGCCATGCCAATATGGCAGGCTCGTCCACACATGGTGGTGTGCTGATGGCTATGGGGGATGACCACACGGGTGAATCCTCTACCGTGTTGCACCAGTCCGAGTGGGCGATGGTGGATGCCTATATGCCCGTTGTCAGCCCTGCCGGTGTGCAAGAGATCCTTGATTACGGTATTTATGGATGGGCGCTAAGTCGGTTTAGCGGGCTATGGGTCGGTCTCAAGACGATGAAAGATACCGTAGAGGCAACATCGGTGGTGAATGGCGACCCGAACAGGATGAAGCTGGTCACGCCGCAGTTTGATATGCCCGACGGGGGGCTCAACATTCGTCTGCAAGATACGCCGCACCTGCAAGAGGCGCGGATGATTGACTATAAACGATATGCCGCCGAAGCGTTCAGCCATGCCAACAAGATGGACAAACGCATGTGGGGCAAGCGCGGGGCCAAAATCGGCATCGTGGCTGCGGGTAAGAACTGGCTGGATGTGATCCACGCTATGAGCCTGCTCAACATCGACGAAAACGAAGCCGAGCGTCTGGGCCTCACACTCTACAAGATCGGTCAGACTTTCCCACTGGATATGAAGGGCTTCCATTCCTGGGCTGAAGGGCTTGATCTGGTCATTGTCGTCGAAGAAAAGCGCAAGCTGATCGAAGTGCAGATCAAAGAGGCCTTGTTCTCGGATACGCATCGTCGGGTCTATGGCTGGCACAAAGGCGGTGGTGCCGGGATGGAGCATGGCGAAGAGCTGTTCCCCACCCGTGGCGCGCTGGACCCGATATGGATCGCCGAAAAGCTGGGGGGCATCTTTATCGAGGAAGGCCGAAATACCGATGGCATTAAGGCCGGCATGGAAGCGCTGGATACCGCACGACGTGCCGATAACGCCGAAGACATTGCCGCGCGTGTGCCGTACTTCTGTTCAGGCTGTCCACATAACTCATCAACCAAGCTCCCAGAAGGGAGCCGCGCCTATGCCGGGATCGGTTGCCACTATATGGTGCAATGGATGGACCGCGAGACGACGGGCTTTACCCATATGGGGGGCGAAGGGGCGAACTGGATCGGTGAGTCCAAGTTCTCAACGCGCGAGCATGTGTTCCAGAACCTCGGGGACGGGACATACAACCACTCGGGCAATCTGGCGATCCGTGCGGCCATCGCGGCCAAGACGAACATTACCTACAAGATCCTGTACAACGATGCTGTTGCGATGACAGGTGGCCAGCATAACGAAGGCGATCTGGACGCGCCGCGTATCGTGGCAGAGATCAAGGCCATGGGCGTCAAGAATATCGCTGTGGTCTATGACGAAAAAGAGGATGTGGATCAAAAGGCCTTTGGCGACGTGCCCATGTACGAGCGTGCCGATCTACAAACCGTGCAAGAGAACTTCGCAAAGCTTAAGGGCGTCAGCGCAATCGTCTATATCCAGACCTGTGCCGCCGAAAAACGTCGTCGACGCAAGCGGGGGCTGTTCCCCGATCCCGACAAGCGCGTGTTCATCAACACGGATGTCTGCGAAGGCTGTGGGGACTGTGGTGTGCAGTCGAACTGCGTCTCTATCGTGCCCGAAGAAACCGAACTGGGACGCAAGCGGGCGATTGATCAGTCGTCATGCAACAAGGATTTTTCTTGCGTGAATGGCTTTTGCCCGTCGTTCGTGACACTTGAAGGGGCCAAGATCCGTAAGGACCCTACAACCGAGGTCAAAATCCCCGACCTGCCCATGCCAAAGCTGCCTGCCATCAACGGGACGCATAACGTGGTGATCACCGGAGTCGGTGGTACCGGGGTCGTAACGATCGGCGCTGTGCTGGCGCAAGCGGCACAGATTGACGGCAAGGGCGCTGGGATGATGGAAATGGCGGGGCTGGCCCAAAAGGGCGGGGCCGTGCACATCCATTGCCGTATTGCGAACCGACCCGAAGACATCAGCGCCATTCGCGTGGCAACGGGCGAGGCGGATGCGTTGATCGGGGGGGACCTTGTTGTCTCTGCCGGCACAAAGACACTTGGCCTGACGCGCGCTGGGCGGACGGGGGCGGTTGTGAACTCGCACCAGATCATCACGGGGGAATTTACCCGCGATACTGAATTCCAGATGCCCTATGACCGGCTGACCCTCGCACTAGAGGCGCGGTTGAAAGATGATGTGGCGCTTTTTGATGCGTCCGATTTGGCCAAGGCAACGCTGGGGGATTCGATCTACTCCAACATGATGATCTTTGGCGCGGCGTGGCAGCAAGGGTTGATCCCGCTCTCGCTTGATAGTTTGCAACAGGCGATCACGCTGAACGGCGCGGCGGTTGAACGAAACCTGCGTGCGTTCGAAATGGGCCGTTGGGCGGTGTTGCACCCCGAAGACGCCAAGCGTGTAATGACGCCAAATGTCGTCGCGCTGCCAAAAACCTTGGACGAAAAAATCGCCTTCCGGAAAGACCACCTGACGGCCTATCAGGGCAAGGGTTTGGCGAAACGCTATGGCGCGATGATGGACGAGATCACGGATGACCGCCTGAAGGAGGCCATGGCGTTGGGCTATCACAAGCTCTTGTCTTACAAGGACGAATACGAGGTCGCACGCCTGTTGAAATCCACCCGTGCCAAAGTGGCAGAGGCGTTTGACGGTGACCCCAAGATGACCTTTAACCTCGCACCGCCCATCATGTCGAAAACCGGCGCTGATGGCCGCCCGATGAAACGGACCTTTGGCGCATGGATGGAGGGACCGTTCAAGCTGCTGTCGCGCATGAAGTTCCTGCGCGGCACGCCGTTTGATCCTTTTGGCCGCACCGAAGAACGCCGGATGGAACGGTCCTTGATCACCCAGTATGAAGCCGACATGAAGGACGTATTGCCCCAGCTGACCGAAGCGACGCATGACGCGATTGTCGCTCTGGCCGAACTCCCCCTGCAAATCCGCGGCTTTGGCCCGGTAAAGCAGGCGAATGAGTCCAAGGCCGCCAAGCGCCGCGAGGAACTGCTGGCGGTGATCCGGTCAGGGGGCACGCAAACGTCGCGCGCGGCAGAATAG
- a CDS encoding vWA domain-containing protein codes for MEHLPLELPDNPKLAGNITHFARALRRAGLPIGPGRVIDAIRAVEVAGFTDKIDFYWTLHACFVNRPEHRIIFAQLFRLYWRDPRYLEHMMAAMLPAIRGVQEDRPAQAAEKRAAEALLDGAEAPEREEDGPDDDRETEIKVDASLTMSSRERLRSLDFELMSLAEVAEAKKMLARLSLPVKPMPSRRAMTSPRGRIDAARTLRAALRRGGEMHKLAFKTPRPRYPNLVVLCDISGSMSQYSRMVLHFLHAVSNAKGAGWAQVHAFTFGTRLTNITRHLATRDVDAALKAAGAQAQDWEGGTRIGASIEAFNRDWSRRVMGQGAVVLLITDGLDRDAPDDLARQMQRLQLSARRLIWLNPLLRWDGFAPKAAGIRAMLPYVDSFRAGHSIASLEELAEVISRPDDRGEKTRLMGLIDR; via the coding sequence ATGGAACATCTGCCATTAGAGCTGCCGGATAATCCGAAACTTGCGGGCAACATTACGCATTTCGCCCGTGCACTGCGGCGTGCCGGACTGCCTATCGGCCCCGGGCGCGTAATCGACGCGATCCGCGCGGTCGAAGTGGCGGGGTTCACGGACAAGATCGATTTCTACTGGACGCTGCACGCCTGTTTCGTGAACCGTCCCGAACACCGGATCATCTTTGCGCAGCTCTTTCGTTTGTACTGGCGCGATCCGCGGTATCTGGAACATATGATGGCGGCGATGTTGCCGGCAATCCGTGGCGTACAGGAAGACCGCCCTGCTCAAGCCGCCGAGAAACGCGCCGCCGAAGCCCTGCTGGACGGTGCCGAAGCGCCCGAACGCGAAGAAGACGGCCCCGACGATGATCGCGAGACAGAGATCAAGGTCGACGCGAGCCTCACGATGTCCTCGCGCGAACGTCTGCGCAGTCTTGATTTCGAACTGATGAGCCTCGCCGAGGTGGCTGAGGCCAAGAAGATGCTGGCGCGGTTGAGCCTGCCGGTTAAACCCATGCCCTCGCGCCGCGCCATGACTTCCCCGAGGGGGCGGATTGACGCGGCGCGCACCCTGCGGGCGGCTCTGCGGCGCGGCGGCGAGATGCACAAGCTGGCATTTAAGACCCCACGCCCCCGCTATCCTAATCTGGTGGTGCTTTGCGATATATCCGGCTCGATGAGCCAGTATTCCCGCATGGTGCTGCATTTCCTGCATGCGGTGAGCAATGCCAAGGGCGCGGGATGGGCGCAGGTACATGCCTTTACCTTCGGGACGCGGTTGACCAATATCACGCGCCATCTGGCCACCCGCGATGTGGATGCCGCGCTGAAGGCGGCAGGGGCACAGGCGCAGGATTGGGAAGGCGGTACCCGTATAGGCGCAAGCATAGAGGCGTTTAACCGCGATTGGTCGCGGCGGGTCATGGGGCAGGGTGCCGTTGTGCTGCTGATCACTGACGGGCTGGATCGCGACGCGCCCGACGATCTGGCGCGGCAGATGCAGCGGTTGCAGCTGTCAGCGCGGCGGCTGATCTGGTTGAACCCGTTGTTGCGGTGGGACGGTTTTGCGCCCAAGGCGGCGGGCATTCGCGCAATGCTGCCCTATGTTGACAGTTTTCGCGCCGGCCATTCGATTGCCTCGCTCGAGGAGCTGGCAGAGGTGATTTCCCGCCCCGATGACAGGGGCGAGAAAACGCGTTTGATGGGTCTGATCGACCGTTAG
- a CDS encoding LysR family transcriptional regulator: MDWDKLRIFHAVADAGSLTHAGDKLNLSQSAVSRQIRGLEEQLNTNLFHRHARGLILTEQGELLFDATVAMSKRLDTAAARIRDSEEEVFGELRVTTTTGFGTLWLAPRLPKLYEKYPDLKVDLMLEERVLDLPMREADVAIRMKEPSQADLVRKKLMMIKMCMYASPAYLEANGTPQRLEDMSDHRLICQNTDSNQVHAGLNLIQQLMMHDVRSMLTVNNYFGVLQAVINNLGIGVLPDYLIQDFPDLVQVLPETESADVPVFLAYPEELRSSKRVAAFKDFVQDEIITHRKLLREKESR; the protein is encoded by the coding sequence ATGGATTGGGACAAGCTCAGAATATTTCACGCCGTTGCGGATGCCGGCAGCTTGACCCATGCGGGGGACAAGCTGAACCTGTCGCAATCTGCGGTCAGCCGCCAGATCCGCGGGTTGGAAGAGCAGTTGAATACCAACCTGTTCCACCGCCATGCGCGCGGGCTGATCCTCACGGAACAAGGCGAGCTGCTGTTTGATGCCACAGTCGCCATGTCGAAACGGCTCGATACCGCTGCGGCGCGCATCCGCGACAGCGAAGAAGAGGTCTTTGGCGAACTGCGCGTCACCACGACAACCGGCTTTGGCACCTTATGGCTGGCACCTCGCCTGCCCAAGCTTTACGAAAAATACCCCGACCTCAAAGTCGACCTGATGCTGGAAGAGCGCGTGCTGGACCTTCCTATGCGTGAAGCCGATGTGGCCATCCGCATGAAAGAACCGTCGCAGGCCGATCTGGTGCGCAAAAAGCTGATGATGATCAAGATGTGCATGTACGCCTCACCCGCCTATCTCGAGGCGAACGGCACCCCGCAGCGGCTTGAAGATATGTCGGACCACCGCCTGATCTGCCAGAATACAGACAGCAACCAGGTGCACGCGGGCCTGAACCTGATCCAGCAGCTAATGATGCATGACGTGCGGTCGATGCTGACGGTAAACAACTACTTTGGTGTGCTCCAAGCGGTCATCAACAACCTCGGGATCGGGGTTCTGCCTGACTACCTGATCCAAGACTTCCCCGACCTCGTGCAGGTGCTCCCCGAGACCGAGTCGGCTGATGTACCTGTGTTCCTTGCCTACCCCGAAGAACTGCGCTCGTCCAAACGGGTCGCGGCATTCAAGGATTTTGTCCAAGACGAGATCATCACCCACCGCAAACTGCTGCGTGAGAAGGAATCCCGCTAG
- a CDS encoding lysophospholipid acyltransferase family protein, whose protein sequence is MTARDISYAYSAKSRPARAFIRLMENSTGRLGLMKRAIGYEDDMSHGMGFFDVMVQRYGLTLKVVGGSLSNIPTTGPIIALANHPYGILDGLMLGHMLSRSRGEFKIMAHSVFNRAPNLNRHLLPISFDEDKAALALNLRTRKTALDYLGQGGAVGVFPGGTVSTGARPFSRPMDPGWRGFTARMIGKSNATVVPIYFDGHTSRMFQIASHLHHTLRMGLLIKEFRKRVDTPVRVVIGEPIGRNVLDPMAKDAKAMMDFLRKATYELSPEPAKSFDLGFEFEDRHRADR, encoded by the coding sequence ATGACAGCGCGTGACATCAGCTATGCCTATTCCGCCAAGTCGCGTCCTGCGCGTGCATTTATCCGGCTGATGGAAAACAGCACAGGCCGTCTGGGGCTGATGAAACGTGCCATCGGCTATGAAGATGACATGTCGCACGGCATGGGGTTCTTTGACGTGATGGTCCAGCGCTATGGGCTGACGCTTAAGGTGGTGGGCGGCAGCCTGTCGAACATCCCCACCACTGGCCCTATCATCGCGTTGGCGAACCATCCCTATGGTATTCTTGACGGGTTGATGCTTGGTCACATGCTGTCGCGCAGCCGAGGCGAATTCAAGATAATGGCCCATTCGGTATTTAACCGCGCGCCGAACCTGAACCGCCATCTGCTGCCGATCAGCTTTGATGAGGATAAGGCGGCGCTGGCGCTGAACTTGCGCACCCGCAAGACCGCGCTGGACTATCTGGGACAGGGCGGTGCTGTCGGGGTTTTTCCGGGCGGTACCGTCAGCACCGGGGCGCGACCCTTCTCACGTCCGATGGATCCGGGCTGGCGCGGTTTCACGGCGCGTATGATTGGCAAGTCGAATGCGACCGTGGTGCCGATCTATTTCGATGGGCACACCAGTCGGATGTTCCAGATTGCGAGCCACCTTCATCACACCCTGCGCATGGGGTTGTTGATCAAAGAATTCCGGAAACGGGTCGATACGCCTGTGCGCGTAGTCATCGGCGAACCCATCGGCAGGAATGTGCTGGACCCGATGGCAAAGGACGCAAAAGCTATGATGGATTTCCTGCGCAAAGCGACGTATGAGTTGTCACCAGAGCCCGCAAAATCCTTTGATCTGGGGTTTGAATTTGAAGATCGGCATCGCGCCGACAGATGA